A region of Streptomyces sp. TG1A-60 DNA encodes the following proteins:
- a CDS encoding DUF3558 domain-containing protein codes for MQRKAYVPGVAVLLAALLAACTGSQDSASTDDPRPGDAAATASAAQPGRYDTLPEPCGVVGHSTLDSLLPGIKQLTDAEQREQAYEGEATQTYDTDRKVGCRWKVPSTAATDYLLVDFERVVSYDNAVSDDNKAQEVYGGKVEAADLPEPSPSGTTSEESEDTEETAETAEAKDADQAGETASGPSASASASPTGSSGSPGSSPTATASETPASLQPRTLDGLGDEAFLNDRLGTSRQRTVTVVFRTSNVIVTVEYEEQPATTTVVPDSAEMQDRAGILAQRLAEAFDD; via the coding sequence GTGCAGCGGAAGGCGTACGTACCCGGCGTCGCCGTGCTCCTCGCGGCCCTGCTGGCCGCGTGCACGGGGTCGCAGGACAGCGCTTCGACCGACGATCCCCGTCCGGGCGACGCCGCCGCGACGGCCTCCGCGGCCCAGCCCGGCCGCTACGACACCCTCCCGGAACCCTGCGGCGTGGTCGGGCACAGCACCCTCGACTCTCTCCTCCCCGGCATCAAGCAGCTCACCGACGCGGAGCAGCGCGAGCAGGCGTACGAGGGCGAGGCGACGCAGACCTACGACACGGACCGGAAGGTCGGCTGCCGTTGGAAGGTGCCGTCCACGGCCGCCACCGACTATCTCCTCGTCGATTTCGAGCGCGTGGTGTCGTACGACAACGCGGTCAGCGACGACAACAAGGCGCAGGAGGTCTACGGCGGCAAGGTGGAGGCGGCGGACCTCCCGGAGCCGTCGCCCAGCGGGACCACCTCCGAGGAGAGCGAGGACACGGAGGAGACGGCGGAGACGGCCGAGGCCAAAGACGCCGACCAGGCGGGCGAGACCGCCTCCGGCCCGTCGGCGAGCGCCTCCGCCTCACCCACCGGCTCATCCGGATCCCCCGGCTCCTCCCCGACCGCGACCGCCTCCGAGACCCCCGCCTCCCTGCAGCCCCGCACGCTCGACGGTCTCGGGGACGAGGCGTTCCTGAACGACCGGCTCGGGACGAGCCGGCAGCGCACGGTGACTGTGGTGTTCCGCACGTCGAACGTGATCGTGACGGTGGAGTACGAGGAGCAGCCGGCGACCACGACGGTGGTGCCGGACAGTGCGGAAATGCAGGACAGGGCTGGGATTCTGGCGCAGCGACTGGCCGAGGCGTTCGACGACTGA
- the lysS gene encoding lysine--tRNA ligase: protein MPIVAQSTETTDWVSRFADEVIEESERRAPGKPVVVASGLSPSGPIHLGNLREVMTPHLVADEIRRRGHQVRHLISWDDYDRYRKVPNGVDGVDASWAEHIGKPLTSVPAPKGSAHPNWAEHFKVAMADALAEMGVEFDGISQTAQYTSGVYREQILHAMRHRGDIDAILDQYRTRKAPARKQQSQKPVDEAELEAAEGSGAAAEDDGSSGTAGYFPYKPYCGRCGKDLTTVTAYDDDTTELTYTCTACGFAETVALNEFDRGKLVWKVDWPMRWAYEGVVFEPSGVDHSSPGSSFQVGGQIVGIFGGEQPIGPMYAFVGISGMAKMSSSKGGVPTPGDALKIMEPQLLRWLYARRRPNQSFKIAFDQEIQRLYDEWDKLDAKVADGSALPADIAAHSRAVRTAAGELPRTPRPMPYRTLASVADITAGAEAQTLRILSELDPADPLSSLDEVRPRLDRAEAWINTHVPADQRTIVRDEADAELLKSLDEQSQQSLRLLLDGLAEHWSLDGLTHLVYGVPKVQAGFPADATPKELPAEIKTAQRSFFALLYHLLVGRDTGPRLPTLLLAVGQERVRALLGE from the coding sequence GTGCCGATCGTGGCTCAGAGCACCGAGACCACCGACTGGGTCTCCCGTTTCGCGGACGAGGTCATCGAGGAGTCGGAGCGTCGGGCCCCGGGCAAACCGGTCGTCGTCGCGTCCGGGCTCTCCCCCTCCGGCCCGATCCACCTCGGCAACCTCCGGGAGGTCATGACCCCGCACCTCGTCGCCGACGAGATCCGCCGCCGCGGGCACCAGGTCCGGCACCTCATCTCCTGGGACGACTACGACCGCTACCGCAAGGTCCCGAACGGCGTCGACGGCGTCGACGCCTCCTGGGCCGAGCACATCGGCAAGCCGCTCACCTCCGTGCCGGCCCCCAAGGGCTCCGCCCACCCCAACTGGGCCGAGCACTTCAAGGTGGCGATGGCCGACGCGCTCGCCGAGATGGGCGTCGAGTTCGACGGGATCAGCCAGACCGCGCAGTACACCTCCGGCGTGTACCGCGAGCAGATCCTGCACGCCATGAGGCACCGCGGCGACATCGACGCGATCCTCGACCAGTACCGCACCAGGAAGGCCCCGGCCAGGAAGCAGCAGTCCCAGAAGCCCGTCGACGAGGCCGAGCTGGAGGCGGCGGAAGGCTCCGGCGCCGCCGCCGAGGACGACGGCAGCAGCGGCACCGCCGGGTACTTCCCGTACAAGCCCTACTGCGGGCGGTGCGGGAAGGACCTCACCACCGTCACCGCCTACGACGACGACACCACCGAGCTGACGTACACCTGCACCGCCTGCGGCTTCGCCGAGACCGTCGCGCTGAACGAGTTCGACCGCGGCAAGCTCGTCTGGAAGGTCGACTGGCCGATGCGGTGGGCGTACGAGGGTGTCGTCTTCGAGCCCTCCGGTGTCGACCACTCCTCGCCCGGCTCGTCCTTCCAGGTCGGCGGGCAGATCGTCGGGATCTTCGGCGGCGAGCAGCCCATCGGGCCGATGTACGCCTTCGTCGGCATCTCCGGCATGGCCAAGATGTCGTCGTCCAAGGGCGGTGTGCCCACCCCGGGCGACGCCCTGAAGATCATGGAGCCGCAGCTTCTGCGCTGGCTCTACGCCCGTCGCCGGCCCAACCAGTCGTTCAAGATCGCCTTCGACCAGGAGATCCAGCGGCTGTACGACGAGTGGGACAAGCTCGACGCCAAGGTGGCCGACGGGTCCGCCCTCCCGGCCGACATCGCCGCGCACTCCCGCGCGGTGCGCACGGCGGCCGGCGAACTGCCCCGCACGCCCCGCCCGATGCCGTACCGCACCCTCGCGTCCGTCGCCGACATCACCGCGGGCGCCGAGGCCCAGACCCTGCGCATCCTCAGCGAACTCGACCCCGCCGACCCGCTGTCCTCCCTCGACGAGGTCCGGCCCCGGCTGGACAGGGCCGAGGCCTGGATCAACACGCACGTCCCCGCCGACCAGCGGACCATCGTGCGCGACGAGGCCGACGCCGAACTGCTGAAGTCCCTCGACGAGCAGTCCCAGCAGTCGCTGCGGCTGCTGCTCGACGGCCTCGCCGAGCACTGGTCCCTGGACGGACTCACGCACCTCGTCTACGGCGTGCCCAAGGTGCAGGCCGGGTTCCCGGCCGACGCGACGCCGAAGGAGCTGCCGGCGGAGATCAAGACCGCCCAGCGGTCGTTCTTCGCCCTGCTGTACCACCTGCTCGTGGGGCGCGACACCGGTCCGCGACTGCCCACGCTGCTGCTGGCGGTGGGGCAGGAGCGGGTGCGGGCCCTGCTCGGGGAGTAG
- the argS gene encoding arginine--tRNA ligase: MASVTSLTASVHQRLAHALTAALPEAGTDPLLRRSDRADFQANGILALAKKAKANPRELATQVVARVESGELIKEIEVSGPGFLNITLTDRAITENLAARYADADARLGVPLAEHPGTTVIDYAQPNVAKEMHVGHLRSAVIGDAMVQILEFTGENVVRRHHIGDWGTQFGMLIQYLDEHPHELDHKETDGDLQASGEAAMSNLDRLYKTARKLFDSDEEFKTRARRRVVDLQAGAPATLAAWQKFVDESKIYFFSVFDKLDMEVRDADIVGESGYNDMLAETCRLLEESGVAVRSEGALCVFFDDVKGPDGNPVPLIVQKSDGGYGYAATDLSAIRDRVFHLKSDTLLYVVDARQSLHFKMVFETARRAGWLNDGVTARQLAFGTVLGKDGKPFKTREGETIRLVDLLDEAIDRATAVVREKAEKIGLSEREIVENGRYVGIGAVKYADLSTSAVRDYKFDLDQMVSLNGDTSVYLQYAYARIQSILRKAGGAGPAARPEVGLAPAERALGLHLDQFGETLAEVAESYEPHKLAAYLFRLATLLTTFYDQCPVLKAETSAQMENRLFLVDLTARTLHQGMALLGIRTPEKL, from the coding sequence ATGGCCTCGGTCACGTCCCTCACCGCCTCCGTCCACCAGCGTCTCGCGCACGCCCTCACGGCAGCCCTGCCGGAGGCCGGCACGGACCCGCTGCTGCGACGCAGTGACCGGGCGGACTTCCAGGCCAACGGCATCCTCGCCCTCGCGAAGAAGGCGAAGGCGAACCCGAGGGAGCTGGCGACCCAGGTCGTGGCCCGGGTCGAGTCGGGCGAGCTGATCAAGGAGATCGAGGTCTCGGGCCCCGGCTTCCTGAACATCACGCTCACCGACCGGGCGATCACCGAGAACCTCGCGGCGCGGTACGCGGACGCGGACGCCCGTCTCGGCGTGCCCCTCGCGGAGCACCCCGGTACGACGGTCATCGACTACGCGCAGCCGAACGTGGCGAAGGAGATGCACGTCGGCCACCTCCGCTCCGCCGTGATCGGTGACGCGATGGTCCAGATCCTGGAGTTCACCGGCGAGAACGTGGTGCGCAGGCATCACATCGGCGACTGGGGCACCCAGTTCGGCATGCTGATCCAGTATCTGGACGAGCACCCGCACGAGCTGGACCACAAGGAGACCGACGGCGACCTCCAGGCGTCCGGCGAGGCCGCGATGTCGAACCTGGACCGGCTGTACAAGACGGCCCGCAAGCTCTTCGACTCCGACGAGGAGTTCAAGACGCGGGCCCGCCGCAGGGTCGTGGACCTCCAGGCGGGCGCCCCTGCGACCCTCGCCGCGTGGCAGAAGTTCGTGGACGAGTCGAAGATCTACTTCTTCTCGGTCTTCGACAAGCTGGACATGGAGGTCCGGGACGCGGACATCGTCGGCGAGTCGGGTTACAACGACATGCTCGCGGAGACCTGCCGCCTCCTGGAGGAGTCGGGTGTCGCGGTCCGCAGCGAGGGCGCGCTGTGCGTGTTCTTCGACGACGTGAAGGGCCCGGACGGCAACCCGGTCCCGCTGATCGTGCAGAAGTCGGACGGCGGCTACGGCTATGCCGCGACGGACCTCTCCGCGATCCGGGACCGTGTCTTCCACCTGAAGTCGGACACCCTCCTGTACGTGGTCGACGCCCGGCAGTCGCTGCACTTCAAGATGGTCTTCGAGACCGCCCGCCGCGCCGGCTGGCTGAACGACGGCGTCACGGCGCGTCAGCTCGCGTTCGGCACGGTCCTGGGCAAGGACGGCAAGCCGTTCAAGACCCGTGAGGGCGAGACCATCCGGCTGGTGGACCTGCTGGACGAGGCGATCGACCGGGCGACGGCCGTCGTCCGGGAGAAGGCCGAGAAGATCGGCCTGTCGGAGCGGGAGATCGTCGAGAACGGCCGGTACGTGGGCATCGGCGCGGTGAAGTACGCCGACCTGTCGACGTCCGCCGTGCGGGACTACAAGTTCGACCTGGACCAGATGGTCTCACTGAACGGCGACACGTCCGTCTACCTCCAGTACGCGTACGCCCGTATCCAGTCGATCCTCCGCAAGGCGGGCGGGGCCGGCCCGGCCGCCCGTCCGGAGGTCGGACTGGCCCCGGCGGAGCGCGCGTTGGGGCTGCACCTGGACCAGTTCGGCGAGACCCTGGCCGAGGTGGCCGAGTCGTACGAGCCGCACAAGCTGGCCGCGTACCTCTTCAGGCTGGCGACGCTGCTGACGACGTTCTACGACCAGTGCCCGGTCCTCAAGGCCGAGACGTCGGCCCAGATGGAGAACCGCCTGTTCCTGGTGGACCTGACGGCCCGCACCCTGCACCAGGGAATGGCGCTGCTGGGCATCAGGACGCCCGAGAAGCTCTGA
- a CDS encoding aminoglycoside phosphotransferase family protein produces MLPSVDTNDELQEVVGDEALLRPAAQDLCGQLGLTGARIVRFPEGSLPVYAVGDALVLKLYPSFEAAEAVREARLLDLLRGKLPITTPRLHSAGQYKSGWRYVLMSRLPGEDLNEAWPRIPRPDQERVVAKAAEVLAALHALDAGPVTALTGPPDWAGFVAAQRSAAVQHQRIAGLSAPWLEQIPDFLDSVPLPAPRRTVLLHTEFMREHLTVDPGDGWRLTGLFDFEPAMVGDPAYDFVSVALFLTRADPALLKLFYEAYGHPPFDPRVLMAYTLLHVYSDLHWYLRSLPAPPRQDLEALAETWFGAGG; encoded by the coding sequence ATGCTGCCCAGCGTGGACACGAACGACGAGTTGCAAGAAGTCGTCGGTGACGAGGCGCTGCTGCGACCGGCTGCCCAGGATCTCTGCGGTCAACTCGGTCTCACAGGCGCGCGAATCGTGCGTTTCCCCGAGGGCTCGCTGCCGGTGTACGCCGTCGGCGACGCCCTCGTCCTCAAGCTCTATCCGAGCTTCGAGGCGGCCGAAGCCGTCAGAGAAGCCCGCCTGTTGGACCTGCTGCGGGGAAAACTGCCCATCACCACACCCCGGTTGCACTCAGCCGGCCAGTACAAGAGCGGCTGGCGCTATGTGCTGATGTCGCGTCTGCCCGGCGAGGACCTCAACGAGGCCTGGCCCCGGATCCCCCGGCCCGACCAGGAACGTGTCGTCGCCAAGGCCGCCGAAGTCCTGGCCGCGCTGCACGCCCTGGACGCCGGGCCGGTGACCGCCCTCACCGGACCGCCGGACTGGGCCGGCTTCGTCGCCGCGCAACGCTCGGCCGCCGTCCAGCACCAGCGGATCGCCGGACTGTCGGCCCCCTGGCTGGAACAGATCCCGGATTTCCTCGACTCCGTCCCGCTCCCGGCACCGCGCCGCACCGTCCTCCTGCACACCGAGTTCATGCGCGAGCACCTCACCGTCGACCCCGGCGACGGCTGGCGCCTCACCGGCCTCTTCGACTTCGAACCAGCCATGGTCGGCGACCCCGCCTACGACTTCGTCAGCGTCGCCCTGTTCCTGACCCGAGCCGACCCCGCCCTCCTGAAACTCTTCTACGAGGCCTACGGCCACCCCCCGTTCGACCCCCGCGTACTGATGGCCTACACGCTGCTCCACGTCTACAGCGACCTGCACTGGTACCTGCGCAGCCTCCCGGCCCCACCACGCCAGGACCTGGAGGCACTGGCGGAGACGTGGTTCGGGGCCGGGGGGTGA
- a CDS encoding SAM-dependent methyltransferase → MAGEALSQDPAELRKRIDTTKAHPARVYDVFLGGKDNYPVDREAAGAALAANPRGYLDVRHNRDFMRRAVTTLAEDEGIRQFLDIGTGLPTAENVHQIAQSLAPDSRVVYVDNDPVVLAHARALLTSGPEGATDYIDADLKAPARIVEEAARTLDFDQPIALCLVAVLHFVEDDEAYSVVRELVDALPAGSRLVLSHLTEDLNPENVRAVQEAYTKRGFTFVLRSRDEVARFFEQSGLVLDEPGVVPAHHWRFEGGAPLPEAIDPLRLAALDDIEKVRYRDINDVTDADINVYAAVGRRA, encoded by the coding sequence ATGGCCGGTGAGGCGCTCAGCCAGGACCCCGCCGAACTGCGGAAGAGGATCGACACCACCAAGGCTCACCCGGCGCGGGTCTACGACGTGTTCCTCGGCGGCAAGGACAACTACCCCGTGGACAGGGAGGCGGCGGGCGCGGCGCTGGCGGCCAACCCGCGCGGTTACCTCGACGTCCGGCACAACCGTGACTTCATGCGCCGCGCGGTGACCACGCTCGCCGAGGACGAGGGCATCCGGCAGTTCCTCGACATCGGCACCGGGCTGCCGACCGCCGAGAACGTCCACCAGATCGCCCAGTCGCTCGCCCCCGACTCGCGGGTCGTGTACGTCGACAACGACCCGGTGGTGCTCGCCCACGCGCGCGCGTTGCTCACGAGCGGGCCCGAGGGCGCCACGGACTACATCGACGCCGACCTCAAGGCACCGGCGCGCATCGTCGAAGAGGCAGCCAGGACCCTCGACTTCGACCAGCCGATCGCGCTGTGCCTGGTGGCGGTCCTGCACTTCGTCGAGGACGACGAGGCATACTCCGTCGTGCGTGAGCTGGTCGACGCGCTGCCCGCCGGGAGCCGGCTGGTCCTCAGCCATCTCACCGAGGACCTCAATCCGGAGAACGTCCGTGCCGTGCAGGAGGCCTACACCAAGCGGGGGTTCACCTTCGTGCTGCGGTCCAGGGACGAGGTCGCCCGCTTCTTCGAGCAGAGCGGCCTCGTGCTGGACGAGCCGGGTGTGGTGCCGGCCCACCACTGGCGCTTCGAGGGTGGGGCACCGTTGCCGGAGGCGATCGATCCCTTGAGGCTGGCCGCGCTGGACGACATCGAGAAGGTTCGGTATCGGGACATCAACGATGTGACGGACGCGGACATCAATGTGTACGCGGCGGTGGGCCGTAGGGCGTAG
- the hemB gene encoding porphobilinogen synthase, with the protein MSKYGSFPGTRPRRLRTTPVMRRMVAETRLHPADLILPAFVREGVSEPVPIAAMPGVVQHTRDSLKKAAAEAVEAGVSGIMLFGVPEEEKKDALGTPGTDPDGILQVAIRDVRAEVGDELLVMSDLCLDETTDHGHCGVLDERGRVDNDATLERYAEMARVQADAGAHVVGPSGMMDGQIGVIRDALDRIGREDVVILAYTAKYASAFYGPFREAVGSSLKGDRKTYQQDPANVRESLRELALDLEEGADMVMVKPAGPYLDILARVADGVDVPVVAYQISGEYSMVEAAAEKGWIDRDRAILETLTGIRRAGARNVLTYWAVEAARMLR; encoded by the coding sequence ATGTCGAAGTACGGATCCTTCCCCGGTACGCGGCCCCGTCGGCTTCGTACGACGCCTGTGATGAGGCGGATGGTCGCGGAGACGCGGCTGCATCCGGCCGACCTCATCCTGCCCGCGTTCGTGCGGGAGGGCGTCAGCGAGCCGGTGCCCATCGCGGCGATGCCGGGGGTCGTGCAGCACACGCGGGACAGCCTGAAGAAGGCCGCGGCGGAGGCCGTCGAGGCCGGGGTCTCCGGGATCATGCTGTTCGGGGTGCCGGAGGAGGAGAAGAAGGACGCGCTCGGGACGCCGGGAACCGATCCGGACGGGATCCTGCAGGTCGCGATCCGAGATGTGCGGGCCGAGGTCGGCGACGAGCTGCTGGTGATGTCCGATCTGTGTCTCGACGAGACCACCGATCACGGGCACTGCGGGGTCCTCGACGAGCGGGGGCGGGTCGACAACGACGCCACCCTCGAACGCTACGCGGAGATGGCCCGGGTGCAGGCCGACGCCGGCGCGCACGTGGTCGGGCCCAGCGGGATGATGGACGGCCAGATCGGGGTCATCCGCGACGCCCTCGACCGGATCGGGCGCGAGGACGTCGTCATCCTGGCCTACACGGCCAAGTACGCGTCCGCGTTCTACGGGCCCTTCCGGGAGGCCGTCGGCTCGTCGCTGAAGGGCGACCGGAAGACGTACCAGCAGGACCCGGCGAACGTCCGGGAGTCCCTGCGGGAACTCGCCCTCGACCTGGAGGAGGGCGCCGACATGGTGATGGTCAAGCCGGCCGGGCCCTACCTCGACATCCTCGCGCGGGTCGCCGACGGCGTGGACGTGCCGGTCGTCGCGTACCAGATCTCCGGGGAGTACTCGATGGTCGAGGCCGCCGCGGAGAAGGGGTGGATCGACCGGGACCGGGCGATCCTGGAGACGCTGACCGGGATCAGGCGGGCGGGCGCGCGGAACGTCCTGACGTACTGGGCCGTCGAGGCCGCCCGGATGCTGCGCTGA